One Brachyhypopomus gauderio isolate BG-103 unplaced genomic scaffold, BGAUD_0.2 sc781, whole genome shotgun sequence genomic region harbors:
- the LOC143508091 gene encoding uncharacterized protein LOC143508091 produces the protein MPQCCVPCCFNRSESKTTTLLSFYRFPCNEKERRKWVQLIRRENFTPNCNSRVCSWHFPNGKAAGPSRFAWNQGKAFHFPDHPSNPPKQKKQIVPSSDDATDTGHTADMATPQTPTTSQPSLVMLEVENDMLREENKKLKEQLEKQKQTFSFSQISSHPNKVQYYTGLPDAATVFFLEALLSRFELQYHSDWTVQIMPLIDQLLLTLMKLKLNCGHVDLATRFNCSTATVTNIFTTIICALYDILYVGLLENIPSTAKNQTSLPDCFRPFPNCRIVLDCTEVAVSNTERLDTQCHLYSHYKGRTTLKALIGVAPNGVITFASNLYGGSASDKSITADSGLLQHLQAGDLVIADKGFTIRDILPEGVLLNTPSFLLNGQFTQEEVNNNRLISCARIHVERSIQRLKLFCILDHIPYQYRKNVNKILKVCVCLTNLQTPILREIQ, from the exons ATGCCGCAGTGCTGTGTGCCCTGCTGTTTTAACAGATCCGAGTCTAAAACAACGACCCTTTTGTCTTTCTACCGCTTTCCTtgcaatgagaaagagagaagaaaatggGTGCAGTTGATAAG ACGTGAAAACTTCACCCCAAACTGCAACTCCAGGGTGTGTAGTTGGCACTTTCCCAATGGCAAAGCTGCTGGACCTTCGCGATTCGCTTGGAACCAGGGAAAGGCTTTTCATTTTCCTGACCACCCCAGCAATCCCCCTAAGCAGAAGAAGCAGATTGTCCCTTCCAGTGATGATGCAacagacacaggacacacagctgACATGGCAACCCCACAAACCCCTACTACATCCCAACCAAGTCTTGTCATGCTTGAGGTTGAGAATGACATGCTTAGAGAAGAGAACAAAAAATTGAAAGAACAGTTGgagaaacaaaagcaaaccTTTTCTTTCAGTCAGATTTCCTCCCATCCTAACAAAGTCCAATACTACACTGGATTACCTGATGCTGCCACAGTATTTTTTTTGGAAGCACTTCTTTCTAGATTTGAGCTACAGTATCATTCTGATTGGACTGTCCAAATTATGCCCCTTATTGATCAGTTACTCCTTACTTTGATGAAGCttaaattgaattgtggccatgTAGACCTTGCAACAAGGTTTAATTGTAGCACAGCAACTGTAACTAACATCTTTACCACCATCATCTGTGCTCTGTATGATATTTTGTATGTCGGTCTACTTGAAAACATCCCCTCCACGGCCAAGAATCAGACTTCGCTGCCAGACTGCTTCCGACCTTTTCCTAACTGTAGAATAGTCCTTGACTGCACAGAGGTTGCTGTCTCCAACACAGAGAGGCTTGACACACAGTGTCATTTGTACAGCCACTACAAAGGACGGACCACGCTAAAGGCTCTAATTGGTGTGGCTCCCAATGGTGTGATTACTTTTGCCAGTAACCTGTACGGTGGGAGCGCCTCAGACAAGTCAATAACAGCTGACAGTGGACTTCTCCAACATCTACAAGCAGGTGATCTGGTTATTGCAGACAAGGGCTTCACAATTCGGGACATTTTGCCAGAGGGAGTTCTTCTTAACACCCCGTCTTTCTTGCTCAACGGACAGTTTACACAGGAGGAAGTAAACAATAACAGACTTATCTCCTGTGCAAGGATACATGTGGAGCGGTCTATTCAGAGGCTGaaactgttttgcattttggacCACATCCCTTACCAGTACAGGAAAAATGTTAACAAGATActgaaagtatgtgtgtgtcttacaaatTTGCAAACCCCAATTCTCCGTGAAATTCAATGA